The region AAATTCCAAAGATAAGCATCCAGATATAGTAGATTGACTACGATCCCCGTACCTGCAGGAAGTTCCCGACGGAACACATCCATTCTCTTTCTAAATAATTCTTCGGTGACTTGTCCGCCTCCGGCCCATTCCACCAAGTAACCTTCCTTGGCGGCCGCGATTACCATATTCGGTTCCACCGTAGAAGGGGTCATTCCTCCGCCGAAAACGGGAGGTCGTCCGCTCCAAATCGAATAGCGATTTCGAATCAACTTCCGACCGTTGGGAAGAATAACATGGCTAGGAACGAATTCCTTCCAAGGAGTCGGAAAATCCAAAGGATCTTCCTTCTTAAAGGAACGGAGAGATTCTTCTCTGCTTAAATTCCGTATTAGAAAAGCTTTTCCTTTGATGGACGGAACGCATAGTTTTTCCGCATCCGTTCCCGGTCCGAAGGAAAGAAGTAATATTCTAGTCTCTTCGTTTTTAAGAGAATCGATGCAGGTATCCCAGTCCAGAGTCTCGGCGACCGCCATTCGGGAAAGAGAGAGAGCTATATCGCTTTCCGTTCTAAGATCTCTACCATCTCTTGTATCGTATAAGGGAATCCGCAAGTCCCCGCGATCTGGAGAGAAGCCGACTCTTTTGCAATCCGCCTCGAGTAGGACGGGAACTCTTCGCAAGAGCGGGCTATGAAACGGAGCCGATACTTTTAGAAAGGACCAGGATTCGGTATCCGGAAACGACTGAGAAGAAAGTACGTCCCGGAATTCCACAAGAGCCTCGGGGGATCCGCATAATACTCTAACCTTAGGGCCGTTCTTGAGACCGAGATAGACCATTTCTTCGGAAGTTCTGCCCGCATTAAATTTATCTAATTCTCGAGATAGGATTTCATCTTGTTCCGTTCGGAGTGCAGCCATAGGCGAAGGTGTTTCGTCGGGACGTAATCGTTTACGAAAGACGGGATCGAAGTCCAAAACGGGAAATTCTTCCTGGGAACGGATCCCAAGGTTCAAGAGAATGCGAACGATTAAGGAAAGGTTTCGTAAGAAAGAAGTCTTGTCATGAGAAAGAGAAAGTAAAAGTCCAGCGTAGACTCCCTGGGAATGTCCGAAGATTCCCTTTATGGACGAGGAGAAAAATTCCCAGTCGCTCGATTCTCTAGCGATCCTATAAAGACTGGTCGCCTGCGCTATAAAGATAAGAGGAACGCTGTAGGAACAATTTTTTAATACGAAAGAATCAGGAGTTTGTTCCGGATAAACCAACCAATTTTGCAGATCGAATCCGTAAGGAAGGACTAGGGCAACTCTCTTGGAATCTAATGAAGAGTATTCTTCCTTTAGCGACGTAAAGATTACATCCCAGAATTCCGAGTTGGAATTTCCTTCTTCGAAGAAAGATCTCAATTCCGGCATAGGATCTATGCCCTGTCCTCCGAATACTACATATGAACTCGTATTCGCTTCGCCTAGATGGTTAAATGATGTGAATGTATGATCGGATGAGATTGGATTGTCAGAATATTTCGATTTCATTTAAACGACCTTCGGTTAATAAATTTTCGATTGTATGCATTACGTTTTTACTCGGCTGAGTTTACGTTTTGATTTCAAGAAAAAAATATTTCTAGACTCTAAAAAATAAAATCATCTCTTCTTAACGGCGTTAACGAAGGTATAACAATTGCTACATCTTGAATATTTTCCTAATTTATAATATGAATGTACAGATTCTATACTAATGAACGTAAGTTAACTAACATTGGTTAGCTAACGATCGTTCGTAAGTAAGTGAGTTTTTGCTCGCATGCCCTCGTTTGCTGTGACGAACGAGCGCTTATTCTTGATGAACGATTGTTTACATAGTATTAGTAAAATATTAAGTAATTCATTCGTCATCCTCTGTCTGCTTGCGTTCGGAGGTTCGCTTAGGGCGATAGGATTTCAAGATATCGTTTTCGAAGGGCCGTTTAGATCTTTCCCACTTGACGGGAGGATATCCGCTCGTAAGTTCTTAAGCCGAAACAAAGATAAAGAGGTGTTGTGGAAATGCGGAGATCCGTTCTGTTATTATCCTTACTAGTCGCGGGGTTTTACGGTTTTTGGTGCAATTACGATTTAGGAAATGCCGAGGAAGCGAGGATTCTTTCCGTGGATTCGATATCTTACGGAAATGGTCGAGGCAAAGGAAACCTGATCGGAGTCGAGCCATATATGATTCCCGCAGATTACTCGAACCAAGAAAAGTTCCTACAGAAAACCGAATCCTATTTTATCAAGGCAAAGGAAGAAGGCTGGCTGAACGAAAAGACGGTTATGGTCTTTCCCGAATATTATGCGACCTGGCTCGTGGTTGCGGATGAAAAATCCGGAGTGTATTCCGCTTCTGATATCCAATCCGGATTATTCCTTTTGATTTTGAGACATCCTTTTCGATTCCTTGCCGATTATATTTCATCTTCCGAGAGGGAGGCGCTACAAGCGGCGTTATTCCGGACTAAATCGGGATCGATGCGCGAGATATATGAGAATACATTCTCCTACCTTTCCCGCAAATACGGAGTCACCATTCTCGCCGGATCCATCGTTTTAGAATCTCCCATCCTGGAGTCCGGAAAAATCACTTCGAATTCCAAAGATCTGTATAATGCTAGTTTCGTGTTCGGAAGAGAAGGCCGGGTCTTGGATCCGCCGGTGAGAAAACGTTTTTTGACCGAAGAGGAAAAACCGTTCTTAAGCGCTTCCTCTTCTCCCGGAGTCGTAGTTCCTACACCTGCCGGTAGGATGGGGGTGTTGGTTTGTGCCGATTCCTGGTATCCCGAATCCTACGAGAATCTTCGTAAGAATGGAGCGGACTTCATTGCGGTTCCATCTTATATCAATCGGGGAGAGAGTTCTGTTTGGGATAAGCCTTGGGGAGGTTATAACGGAGAAAAGAATCCTTCCGATGTGGATCCTAAGGATATCGGAAAAATTTCGGAGGCCGAGGCTTGGAAAAAATACGCTCTACTCGGCCGAGCAAGCAGACTCGGTTTTCAAAACGGGATCAATATCTTCCTACAAGGAAAACTTTGGGATTTGGAATCGGACGGAGAAACGTTTTTATTACAGGGCGGAAGGCAAACCGTAGCCTCTCTGCCCCAAGCAAGGAAGAACACTATCTACAATCTATGGCTTTAAAGAGCCTTTAATTTTTCTTCGAAGGTTGCGGATCCTAGTTTTGTAGGAAGTAAGAGTACCTTTCCCGCTTTCAAGGGAACTTTAGGAACCATATACTCGATCCCCGCAAACCAAGGGAGAAGGTATTTGCTGATCGCCATGACTCCCGCCACATCAAAGCCTGTGGTTGCGATTACCTTGATCCCGGAGAATCCGTCCTTATGAATATTGCGAATCATCCATAAACCGGAAGTTTGGGTTTCCATGGTAATATCCGTGATCACCGCTTTTAGCAGGTTCTTATTGGCGCGATACATGCTCCAGCCTTGTGCCGCATCGATGGCGCGAATCGTTTCGCAACCGAGCGTTTTTAGATATTCGATCAGATTATTCGCGTAGCGATCGTTATCGTCTACGACCAAGATTAAAGGCTTCTTCAAGGTAGGATTCCCGTTCCTGCGTATTGATTGTCGGTAAGTTTCCGGTAGATTCCGTTTTGTTCCATTAAGGAATTATGATTTCCTTCCTCTACGATTCTTCCGTTGTCCATTACTATGATTCTGGGAATATCCTTAATGGTGGAAAGTCTGTGGGCGATTACGAAAGTCGTCCGGTTCGCGAAGAGTCTTCGTAACGCGTCGCTTACCAATCTTTCGGATTCGGTGTCCAAAGCCGACGTAGCCTCGTCCAAAATCATGATCTCCGGATCCCGTAATAGGGCTCTTGCGATCACAAGGCGCTGTCTTTGTCCACCGGAGAGGTTCAATCCTCGAACACCTAAAACGCTATCGTAACCGTTATCCATTTTCTTAATAAAGTCGTGCGCGTGGGCCAATCTCGCAGCGCGAATAACGTCTTTGCGCGACGCTCCCGGTTTTCCGTAGGCGATGTTATCCGCAACGTTTCCGTGAAATAGAAAGATATCCTGGGTAACGATTCCGATCTTTTTGCGGAGATCGGCTAAGCTCAGATCTTTTATATTATTGCCGTCGAACTCTATGGATCCGGTACTCGGATCGAAAAATCTAGGGATTAAATCCATTAGAGTGGATTTACCGCAGCCGCTTGCGCCTACTATGGCGACCGTTTCGCCTACCTTAATCGTCAGGTTGATATCCTTTAGGACTTCGGAATTGGTTCCAGGATAGGCGAAAGTTATATTGCGGAAGGAAATGGAATCCGAAAGTTTTTCCGTTTTGATTTTGGCTTCTTCGCTATGGTCTTCGGTTTCCAGATCGATGATTTCGAAGATTCTTTTTCCCGCGATGATCGCTTGGGATACTTTTCCCACCATCTGCGAAAGCTGAGTGAGAGGGCGAAGTAGAAATAGAAGGGTAAGTAGGAAGACCATGAACTGGCCGACTGTGAACGGAGAATCCGTCTTGCCCGCTAAGATATATTTGGCTCCGAGAGCGAAGAATCCGAGAACCACAAGAGAAGACGTCAATTCCACTAGGCTAGGCGCGATTTGCAGATAGTATTGACCCTTGAAGTTCCTACGATAAACGTTCTGGTTGATTTTCGAAAATTTTTCCTTCTCGTGCCTCTCGGTATTAAAGATACGAATCACCTTAATTCCAGAGATCATCTCCTGGAGATTCGCGTTCAGATCCGCCATCTTTTCCTGTAGTCTTTCCGTGGAGCGGGTGATCTTCTTGGTGAACAAGGTGACGGGAAGAATGATGAGCGGGACCGTTCCGCAAGCGATCAGTAATAATTCCGTATTTAAATAAAGCAGTACGAGTAGGTGTGTGACTACGTAAAAAAAGTTGATGGTCGCGTCCCGAAAATTGGAGGAGATGACTGCGGATACGACTTCTACGTCGTTTATGATCCGGCTCATCAAGAGTCCCGTCTTCTCCTTAAAGAAGTATGTGAGAGGCAACATCTGATTCTTCTCGAAGAGCTTCTGTCGAATATCACGAACGGCCCAGTAGCCCGCCGTCGCCAGACAATAGACGGAGGCCAGATACGAGAGTAATTTCAAAACGTATAACGGAAGAATGAGAAGGCAGACTGCCCATACGACTTCTCGAGGTTCCATATACTTGGTTCTTCCGTTGGACCATTTTTTGAGATCGATCAGTATCTTTTTGGAATGTTCCAGAGGATCCAAGGGAGCGTATCTGGATTTGAGAAGAATCTGTTCTTCCGCCGCGGTAATCTCGAACTGAAATCGCACGTTCGGATCGGCGGCCATGGTGTCGAAAAGGGGAATGATGGAAGTCAGGGAGACAGCATTCAATACCGCAGTCAGCAGAGCAAAGACTATGCCTAATAAAAACCGATACTTATAACGTACGGAATAGGACATTAGGCGGAAAAAGATCTTCATGCTTTTACGCTTCGGAAACGATCCGAGAAAAATTCCTAACTAGCTCCAAACCGTCCTGAGTCATGATGGACTCGGGATGGAATTGGACCCCGTAAAGATGTGGTTTGGTTTTGTGGCGCACACCCATGATCACTCCGTCCTGGGTCTTGGAGGAGACTTCCAAGACCGATGGAAGGGATTCGGGTTCTATTACTAAAGAATGATATCTTGTCGCTAAAAAAGGAGAAGGAATCGCCTTATAGATATCCTTTCCGTCGTGTTCGATCAGGCTTACTTTTCCGTGCATGATGCTAGGAGCGTTCACGACTTTTCCTCCGTGAACGAGACCGATCGCCTGGTGACCTAAACAGACTCCTAAAATCGGTAGAGTTCCGGTCATTTCCTTTAGGATGTCGATGCAGACTCCCGAATCTTCGGGTCTTCCGGGGCCGGGACTGAGTACGATCCCTTTGGGGGTCAGTTCTTTGATATGATTCAG is a window of Leptospira wolffii serovar Khorat str. Khorat-H2 DNA encoding:
- a CDS encoding carbon-nitrogen hydrolase family protein — translated: MRRSVLLLSLLVAGFYGFWCNYDLGNAEEARILSVDSISYGNGRGKGNLIGVEPYMIPADYSNQEKFLQKTESYFIKAKEEGWLNEKTVMVFPEYYATWLVVADEKSGVYSASDIQSGLFLLILRHPFRFLADYISSSEREALQAALFRTKSGSMREIYENTFSYLSRKYGVTILAGSIVLESPILESGKITSNSKDLYNASFVFGREGRVLDPPVRKRFLTEEEKPFLSASSSPGVVVPTPAGRMGVLVCADSWYPESYENLRKNGADFIAVPSYINRGESSVWDKPWGGYNGEKNPSDVDPKDIGKISEAEAWKKYALLGRASRLGFQNGINIFLQGKLWDLESDGETFLLQGGRQTVASLPQARKNTIYNLWL
- a CDS encoding response regulator, which encodes MKKPLILVVDDNDRYANNLIEYLKTLGCETIRAIDAAQGWSMYRANKNLLKAVITDITMETQTSGLWMIRNIHKDGFSGIKVIATTGFDVAGVMAISKYLLPWFAGIEYMVPKVPLKAGKVLLLPTKLGSATFEEKLKAL
- a CDS encoding ABC transporter ATP-binding protein, which translates into the protein MKIFFRLMSYSVRYKYRFLLGIVFALLTAVLNAVSLTSIIPLFDTMAADPNVRFQFEITAAEEQILLKSRYAPLDPLEHSKKILIDLKKWSNGRTKYMEPREVVWAVCLLILPLYVLKLLSYLASVYCLATAGYWAVRDIRQKLFEKNQMLPLTYFFKEKTGLLMSRIINDVEVVSAVISSNFRDATINFFYVVTHLLVLLYLNTELLLIACGTVPLIILPVTLFTKKITRSTERLQEKMADLNANLQEMISGIKVIRIFNTERHEKEKFSKINQNVYRRNFKGQYYLQIAPSLVELTSSLVVLGFFALGAKYILAGKTDSPFTVGQFMVFLLTLLFLLRPLTQLSQMVGKVSQAIIAGKRIFEIIDLETEDHSEEAKIKTEKLSDSISFRNITFAYPGTNSEVLKDINLTIKVGETVAIVGASGCGKSTLMDLIPRFFDPSTGSIEFDGNNIKDLSLADLRKKIGIVTQDIFLFHGNVADNIAYGKPGASRKDVIRAARLAHAHDFIKKMDNGYDSVLGVRGLNLSGGQRQRLVIARALLRDPEIMILDEATSALDTESERLVSDALRRLFANRTTFVIAHRLSTIKDIPRIIVMDNGRIVEEGNHNSLMEQNGIYRKLTDNQYAGTGILP
- a CDS encoding anthranilate synthase component II, with the protein product MILLVDNYDSFTYNLYQYFSQIGNKVEVFRNDKIDLNHIKELTPKGIVLSPGPGRPEDSGVCIDILKEMTGTLPILGVCLGHQAIGLVHGGKVVNAPSIMHGKVSLIEHDGKDIYKAIPSPFLATRYHSLVIEPESLPSVLEVSSKTQDGVIMGVRHKTKPHLYGVQFHPESIMTQDGLELVRNFSRIVSEA